TGCCCATAAGCCTCAAAGCTTCTTCAACGATTTTCTGACAAGTATCGTACTTAGCTATATCACCTTTAATTATTGCACCATATCCATTTAGTTTCTTTATTTCTTCTAAAGTCTCCTCGGCGCCTTTATCATCAGAAGAATAATTAATTAAAACACTTGCTCCTGCTTTTGCAAATTCTATGGCTATAGCCCTTCCTATACCTCTTGATGCTCCTGTAATAAGAGCAACTTTATTACTTAATTTATTCATATTTTTATTTAGTAAGAGATAATTATTATCTAATTCTCTACTAAACTTCACCACCTTTTATAATTGTTTAGCATAATCAAAATATTTTTGCAATTTCTCTGGACCACCAGTTATGCTTTTACTAATATATAATGTATCTTTCTTTCCTACTTCTATCTGCCATTTAACCAAGGATATCTCACCATTAGTAATTTCAATGCAGGTTATTGCCGATGGAAAGACACAACATCCATCATTAAAGTATAAGCCTTGATCAGGTTCTGGAAATATATCATTATGAGTATGTCCACAAATAAGAACCTTTTTTTCTTTTTTAGCTAAAGTCTCAAGTGACTCATCTATCTTAGTTCCTTTATCATAATTATTAGCAGGGCTAGTAGGTGCTTTAAAACCAGCAACCCCTTCTAAGAATCTCCAAACATATCTGACTAAAAATCTGCTCCACTTCCATAGTTCACAATTTATCATATCAACTTGATGCCCATGGAAAGCAACCATATAATTATTTGAAGGCATATATTTAAAAATTATTCCTTCATTAAATGGTATATTACTATAGAGGTAAATCATTTCACGTCCAAATTCTGCTCCAACTTCTTCAAAAAGCTTTTGCTGCTTTTTTATAAACTCCGAATTTGACTTAACTATATCATGATTACCAAAAACTAAATATAATCTTTCTTTATAATGAAATTTATTTAAAATAGCAAAGATATCTTTATAAGTATAAGCAATATCTAGGCAGTCTTTATTTTTCCATAACTCATCACCATCACCTAATTCAATTAGAGTATAACCATTTTCATAATAAAATCCAAGGGCTGCTTTATAAATATTTCTATTTTGTCTTAGTGAATCAGCATAACTGCCATCACCTCTATGAACATCACTTATTATTATAATTTTAGAAGAATCATCAAACTCAATTATAGGTTCATTTTTTAAAAGCCTGCTAATAAAGCTTTTACTCTTAGAACAACTTTCACCCATATAACACACTCCTCTCCATATTACTTCATTTATTATATGAAGTGGCTCGTTGGATTGTTATATGGGTTTTTATAAATAAATTATGAATACTTCATTATTAATATTCTGCAAATATATTCTTTATTTCTCCGTAGTCTTTAGTTTTAGTTAAAGCTAAAGAAAGTAGAATTCTTGCTTTTGGAGGAGATAAGGTATAGCTAGGTATACAATTATTATATTTATCCATAGCATCATCTTCTAATATTATTCCGCTGCCTATTCTCGAAGATCTTACAACTGGAATACCTTTTAATTCAAGGCTTTCTATAGCTTGAAGCCATTTAGTACTAAAAGTTCCACTTCCTGCACCAGCAATTACAATACCTTCTGAACTTTGTGAAAAATACTTAAGAATTGAAGGATCAGCATCTATATTAAAATATGCTATAGACACCTTAGGTAATTGATTTAATTTTGAAATATCAAATTGCGAATCAATTGTATGTGGTTTAATAGACTTATTAAAAAAATAAGGGATATTATCTCTCATATATCCAAGACATCCAAATTCTATTGAGCTAAAAGCATTTGTTTTAAAGGTATTTACCTTTTGTACATTTCGCCCACTATAAATTCCATCTGAAAAAACAACCATGCAGCCTTGCTCTATAGATAAATCACTTGCTGCTAAAGCAACTGATTGATATAAATTTAAAGGTCCATCAGCGCTTGTGGCAGTTGAAGGTCTCATAGCCCCAGTCAGAACTACTGGCTTACTTGTTTTAACTGTCAAATCTAAAAAATATGCTGTTTCTTCTAAGGTATCTGTTCCATGGGTTATTACAAACCCATCTATATCTTCTTGTTTTGAAAGTTCATTTATTTTATTTGCTAGCGTTAACCAATGATTCACAGTTATATCATTACTATCAACGTTGGCAATTTGCTCACCATATATGTTTGCAATTTTATCAAGATTTGAAACACTGCTGATCAAAGTTTGTATATCTAAATTACCAGCCTGATAATTCGTTGTTTTTCCTTCTTCACCAGTACCAGCAATTGTTCCTCCTGTAGCTAAGATGACAATATTTTTAAGTTCAGAATTTTTTTGATTAATTAACAATTTATTTTCCCCCTCTAACTTATTCACTTTTACTTATTACTTATTATCCAATTAACACAACTATCAATTGTCAATTAATGATGAAAGCTCCAAAAAGAAAGGTTTATTCTCACTTTTGAGTCATTCACTTTTTCAGAATTTCTTACATTAATGTGTATCCGATTAATTAACCTTATATATCTTATATATTAACATATTTAAAAAGATTTATGATATATATATGCACAATTGTCATTATCAAATATCAATCTATTTTAATTCACAATTTATTATCGAACACTGACAACTGATTGCTGTACACTGATCATTAACAATTGCTCCCGTATATTAACAAAGCATTGTCTCAATTTATGAAATTGAAACAATGCTTTGTTTATAAACTTTAATTATTGATTAATTACTTTATCTAAGAATTCTTTACATCTTTCACTTGTTGGGGCTGTAAAGATTTCTTCTGGATCTCCTTCTTCCATTATATAACCTTGATCCATGAAGATTACTCTATCAGATACCTCTTTAGCAAAGTTCATTTCATGAGTTACAACTACCATTGTCATTCCTTCTTGAGCCAAGTCCTTCATAACCTTTAGAACTTCACCAACCATTTCAGGATCCAAAGCTGAAGTTGGTTCATCAAATAGCATTATTTTAGGATTCATTGTAAGTGCTCTAGCAATAGCAACTCTTTGTTTTTGTCCTCCTGATAATGTATCTGGATAAACATCCTTTTTATCTTTTAATCCAACTTTGTCTAATAAGCCAATAGCTTTTTCAGTAGCTTCTGCTTTGCTCATCTTTTTCAATTCTAATGGTGCAAGCAACATATTTTCAAGAACAGTTAAATGAGGGAAAAGATTAAAGGATTGAAACACCATTCCTATTTCTTCTCTTAATTTATTTATGTTCTTATTATTAACAAGTTCTTGTCCTAATATCGTAATGTTTCCAGCTTGAATTTCTTCTAAAGCATTTAAGCATCTTAAGAAAGTACTCTTTCCTGAACCTGATGGCCCTATTATGCAAAGAACTTCTCCTTCTGTTATATCCACTGATATATCTTTAAGAACTTCATTATGTCCATAACGTTTCTTTATATTTTTAGCGCTTATTACCATAGCTTGATCTCCTTTCTATATGATTTGAGATTAAAGACAATGCTGTAATTATTATAAAGTACATACAAGCTAAAATTGCATACATTTCAAATGCCATATAGTTTCTAGCAATTATAATTTTTCCGCTTTCAGTAAGTTCCCTTACACTTATTACTGTTAAAATTGAAGTATCCTTTAAAGTAACAATAAATTGATTCAATATTGATGGAATCATAATTTTAATTGCTTGTGGTAAAATTACTTTTCTCATAGCTTTTGAATAACTAAGCCCAAGACATCTTGCAGCTTCCATTTGACCTTTATCTACAGCTTGAATTCCACCTCTGAAGATTTCAGCCATATAAGCTGATGCATTAGCTGTAAGAGTTATTATACCTGCAACGATTGGATCAAATTGAATGTCAAGAGCTTGTCCAATACCAAAGTATAAGAATAACGCTTGTAACATAAGTGGAGTCCCACGTATTACATATATATATATTGTAGCTATTCCTTTTAATATCTTTGAAGTACTTATAGAGAATATTCCTAATATAATCCCTAAAATTACTGCTAATATCAATGAAATTACTGCAAGTTCTATCGTTACTGAAAGTCCACTAAGCAAACTTGGTAAACTATCTATAAACAATTGAAAAATATTCATGTTCCATTCTCCTTACTATTTTCCTATATATTGTCCAACTATTTGGTCATATTTTCCGTTTTCCTTTAATTTCTTAAGTCCTTCGTTGAATTTCTTTAATAAATCTGCATTTTGACCTTTTTTAACTGCAAATCCATAATCAACAGTATCTAATTTGTCTCCAACAATTTTTAATTTAGCGTTGCTGTCAACTTTAATCTTGTATGCAATAACTGGATAATCTTCTAATAAGAAATCAGAATTTTTATTTTCAACAGCTTGGAACATTGATGGAGAATCATCATAATAATTTAATTTTAAACCACTTGCTTTTTCGTGTTCTTCAGCATACTTTGCTCCTGCAGTACCTTTCTTAACTGAAGCACTTTTTCCATTTAAATCCTCTGCTGATTTAATTGAAGTGTTATCTTTATTTACAACTACTGATAATCCTGATACGAAATAACCATCCGAGAAATCTAATACTTTCTTTCTATCATCTGTTATAGTCATTGCAGCTATAGCTCCATCTATTTGGCCAGCTGTAACACCCGGAATTATTCCATCAAAATCCATTGGTTTTAAATCATACTCAAATTTTTCTTCTTTTGCAATTGCATCTAATAATTCTACATCTATCCCTTTATACTTAGCGTTTTCTTCAAATGAAAACGGCGCAAACTTAGAATCACATGCAATTATATACTTTTTATTTCCTCCATCTGCTTTTGTATCACCTTTTGATGCACCACAACCTGCAAATATTCCTATTGACATAACTGATGCTAATAAAATTCCTACTAATGCTCTTTTATTCATTTTTACTGCCCCTTTGCAATTTATTAAATTAAACTAAAATTTAAATTTATTGTATATATATGTTCCAATTAAAATATTCAATTATCAATATTAGTCACAAAACTCTACAACAAATTTTTTCGCCTTTATCTGAAACTTATTATATAGTTTAATTCAAAAACTGTCAACACAGCACATTCTATCTTTTACCATTTTCATTTCACGATCATGCATTCAAGCCTTGCAATATACTTATTTATCTTGTTAATTATGGTTTTATTAAATGTTTTAATTTTATTAATTAGATTTTAAATTATGAATCAACTTGCATTCTTTCCTTCATTTTCACAAATTCTTGCAATCTAGTAAAATATACTTATTTATTCAATCAAAGTACTATTAAACAGCAAGGAGCTACAAATTAGAAATTTTGCTTTCCTAAAATTATAGCTCCTTATGAATAATTTTATTCAAAGCTGAATTTGATAAAATTACTTTTCAAACTCAACAATGACTACTTTCCTATATATTGGCCAACAATTTTATCATATTCCCCATTTTCTTTTAATTTCTTAAGACCTTCATTAAATTTCTTTAATAAATCAGCATTTCCACCTTTTTTAACTGCAAAACCATAATCAACATTTGTTAATTTATCTCCAGCGATTTTTAATTTTGAATTAGGATCAACTTTAATTTTATATGCAATTACTGGATAATCTTCTAATAAGAAATCACAATTTTTGTTTTCAACAGCTTGGAACATTGATGGAGAATCATCAAAATAATTTAATGTTATTCCAGCTTTCTTTTCATTATCTTCAGCATATTTAGCTCCTGCTGTTCCTTTTTTAATAGATGCCTTTTTTCCATTTAAATCACTAGCACCTTTGATTGCAGTGTCATCTTTGTTAACAACCAGTGATAATCCTGATACAAAATATCCATCTGAAAAATCTAATACTTTCTTTCTTTCATCAGTTATACTCATACCAGCTATTGCTCCATCTAATTGACCAGCTGTAATACCTGGAATTATTCCATCAAAATCCATTGGCTTTAAGTCATATTCAAATTTTTCTTCTTTTGCAATTGCAGCTAACAATTCAACATCTATTCCTTTATATTTTCCACTTTCTTCAAAAGAAAACGGAGCATATTTTGAATCACATGCAATTACATACTTCTTATTTGCATCATCACTTTTAGCTGTATCATTTTTTGCGGCCCCACAGCCCGACATTATACCAATTGACATTACTGATGCTAGTAAAATTCCTACTAAAGATTTTTTATTCATTATATTTCCCCCTTAAATGATTTAAAATTACAAAATCTAATTTGACCTTGTTATTATAATATTTATTTTTTATAAAATATATATTGCAATTATCAATGTTCAATTAATGTTGATTTCCTTTGGAAATCTTTAATTTTTGAACAATTCTTTATTACAACATATATACATAACTCATTTATATATACATTGTTAGCTTAAATAATAATTTTATGATTTCTAGCTGTACTAAAAGTTTTCCTAAATCTTTTAATTACTATACCATTTCTCTTTCATTTGCATAAACTCTTGCTTGAAATTGTGCTATATGCTCATTTATTAATTCTTCTGACTTTTTGATATCCCTTTCAAGTAATGCTTGTGCAATTTTTATATGTTCTTTTTTTTCATCTAAAAACTCCAATTGTTTGCAATCAATCATAAGAATTCTAGATAGATTTTCCATAATACCTTCACACATATCAATCAATAATGAATTATGAGCGGCACGAACAATGGACATATGAAATATATTATTCAATTCATTGAATTCTGAAACCTTGCTGTTTTGTGATGCTTCAGGAAATTTCATAGCCAAATCTAATATATCTTCAAGTTCTGAATCACTTGCTGTCTTAATAGCTAAACTCACAGCTGCTTTTTCGAAAATAGCTCGCATTTGGAAAGATTCTCTCATACTCTTTTTAGTAACTGGCTTTACCAAATATCCCTTCCTTGGTAAAGACTTCAGATACCCTTGAATTTCAAGTGCACCCAATGCGTCCCTCACTGGTGTCTTGCTCACATTATATTTCTCAGCCAATTCAGCTAATGTAAGAAAATCTCCATCTTTTATTTTTAAATTTAAAATGTCTAATTTAATTTGCTTATATATTTCTTTAGCATATGATTGGTCAGCTTGACACAGAATTATCTCCCCCTTACTGAAATCCCACTGATATATCAGCAATAATAAATAAAAAAAGACAATAAAGCACCTATATAAATAAATGCTCCATTGCCTTCATTGAACTTATTATATTTCAGCAAAATACCTTTTGTCAAGTTTTTATTTTAATTTACTTTTATTTAATTATCAATATTCTGTAAATATCATTTTATCTTCATATATTCCACAATAAGTTCATCTAAATCCTGACTCACCATCAATATTTCATCTTCTCTTCCAATTTTGTCTTCAAGTCCACATAAATGATTCAAATTCTCTCTCAATTCATCAATTTTGTTTTCTAAAAGTAATAACTTATCATCACTTATTTCAATAAAATCATCTTCTATTTCTATATTAATATTTTTTATCTCATCTTGATAAAAAACATTAAACAATTCTATCAACTCAGCTTTAACTGTCATATTATCATTATTACATTCAAATATTTTATCCTTTTTCCCAATGCTTTTTAACATCTCAACAACATAAGTATCCTCATTAATTTTAATAGGAATTGCAAGTACAGCAATTGGTTTGTTACAATTACTTTCTATTTTAGCAACCACAACATCTTCACTATATGCCCTATACGAAATACAATTATTGCAACGCTCTCCCTTCAAATAATCATAGCAATTCCCCTCGAGCTTAGATATTTCAGGACCTTTAACACATACGACTGCTTTATTTGCTGGTTCAACTATTCTAATAGCATCGTACATACTTTCTATTACATCTAATCTTTTTAAGACATCTTCATATAATCTTGGCATAGCCTCACCCCTCTAAAGTACTATTAATTCCATAATATCACTTTTCATTATATTTTTCATCATATTAGCCTCGACTACTTTCACCAATTAATACTATAATTTATCACTTTCAAGGGGATCTAAAACAATAAATTTTGATTTCATATTACCAGTCCCAAATTAATTATTTTTCGTCTTCGATGAATTCCTTACTATATCAATAATCTCATTAAAATCTTTTATATAGTAATCCGCAAATTTTCTTATTGAATTATAATCTTCTCTGTCATTTTCTAATAAATAGTCTGTAAGTATAGTCTTCATACCCAGCTTTTTTGCACCTTCTAATTCATTAGAACCACCATCTCCAATAAAAATACATTTATACGGAGTAGTATTCATCTTCTTTAATGCAATTTCGTATATTTCACTTTGAGGCTTTAGACATCCCACTTCATATGAAAATATTCTCTCATCAAATAAATTACTTAATGACGATTCATTCCAATACATTACATCAATTATATCTGCATTGCTAATTAAGCATAGCTTCTTCCCGATCTTCTTTATCTCTAAAAGAGTATTTAGAACTTTACTATCTATATCAATTAATGCTTTTTTAAATCTATTTTCTCTTAACTCCAAAATTTCATTTACTTGATTTTCACTAACCTTCATTCCAATTTTTCCAACAATACTCTCAATTATTTTTTGCGGATTCATTTCTTTTCCAGTTGCTCTCTCTAAATATAAGCTTTCATCTTCTGCATACTTTTCCCATTCTTCTTTTGTTATTCCTAATACATCATTTTCATTTCTAAACTCATTATATCGTGGTATTATTAATGTAAAGAATAAGTCAAAAAATACAACTTCCACACCATTACTAATATTCATTAAACCACTCATTTCTTTAAAATCTATATGTGACTATGTTAATATTTAAAGTAAAAAACTTTCAAATATATTTATAGTAAAAATACAGCTTCAGACAACTTAACCTATATTAATTTTCATAACTTTTTATATATTAAGTATGAGATAATTCTGGAAACATAAATTGATTATTTTTAAGCAGCATTTTATCTTCTCCAAGAACAAATAGAGTATCTTCACCTACTAATGGTATTTCTATATAAGAACTTGTATCTTTTGGCGTAAAATAAAGTTTTACTTTTTTTATATTTTCATCTGTGAAATATCTAAGTACTAAATCTATAGATACTTCTTTTTCACAAAAAATATCTAATATTTCCATTGTATCTTCAACAAAGTTTGCAATTACAACAGCATCATGATCTTTGATATAATAAATATTATTACTCATAAACATAGTACAATAAAACATAATTAATTCTGCATTACCACACATATAAATTTTAGAAAATGGTGTTATTATATTTGCTTTATTATAAACCAAAGTTCTATCACCTTCATCTGACATATTCAGTTTTTGTGCAACTCCAAGTTTACCATTATTACTTATTAATTTTGCGCATTGATATTGTTTAACTTCAGAAAAACCAAATCTTTGATAGAAATTAAGTACAGAATTATTAGCAAATAAATAAAGTAAATCGCCTTTGTCCTTCCAATCTAGAATAACTCTATCCATAATTGCTCTAAGAAGTCCTTGCTTTCTATAATTCACATCAGTCATAACAGTTCCTAATTGAATATACCGTTTGATTTTACCAAAAATCTCAAGATCCATTATATTAACAGACACATTTGAAACAACATCATCTCCATCCATAAGTGAATAAGGTATATATTGCTTTTTCCAATATCCATCTTGGTACCATTTTTCAAAATTAAAGCCAAAGTTTTTTTCAGTTAAAGTATTAAAACTGTTTCTATATTTATCATCATTACCATTTCCTATAACTAATTTATATTCTTTATTATTAATATTTATATATTCCACGACTTTATCTCCTTCTAACATATAAAACGCTTTTTTTATTCTCAATGTCAAATGTTTCTCTATATAGATATCCAATTTAAAAATCAAACTTATAGATGGAATATACATTCATCACTGAGAAATTATAATCGTAACACTCTAGTAGAAATCAGATACATTTTTCTGGAAGCAGGCATGTGAAATTGAGCTGTTGAAGGTTGTTAATGGGGGCTTGTTTCATTTTCAGCTTGTCCAAATTTTACATTTGGAACACGCTTAAATGACGGCAAGCCGCCATTTAGAACCTTCCAGTGAAAATTTCATTAGTCCTGTGGAAGATAAATGTATCTGATTTCGGTAATTGTTACATAAGTCTAATTCTCGCTTTGGATATCTTTATTAATCTTTATTTAATT
The window above is part of the Clostridium saccharoperbutylacetonicum N1-4(HMT) genome. Proteins encoded here:
- a CDS encoding GntR family transcriptional regulator, with product MLIYQWDFSKGEIILCQADQSYAKEIYKQIKLDILNLKIKDGDFLTLAELAEKYNVSKTPVRDALGALEIQGYLKSLPRKGYLVKPVTKKSMRESFQMRAIFEKAAVSLAIKTASDSELEDILDLAMKFPEASQNSKVSEFNELNNIFHMSIVRAAHNSLLIDMCEGIMENLSRILMIDCKQLEFLDEKKEHIKIAQALLERDIKKSEELINEHIAQFQARVYANEREMV
- a CDS encoding transporter substrate-binding domain-containing protein, producing the protein MNKKSLVGILLASVMSIGIMSGCGAAKNDTAKSDDANKKYVIACDSKYAPFSFEESGKYKGIDVELLAAIAKEEKFEYDLKPMDFDGIIPGITAGQLDGAIAGMSITDERKKVLDFSDGYFVSGLSLVVNKDDTAIKGASDLNGKKASIKKGTAGAKYAEDNEKKAGITLNYFDDSPSMFQAVENKNCDFLLEDYPVIAYKIKVDPNSKLKIAGDKLTNVDYGFAVKKGGNADLLKKFNEGLKKLKENGEYDKIVGQYIGK
- a CDS encoding HAD family hydrolase — protein: MNISNGVEVVFFDLFFTLIIPRYNEFRNENDVLGITKEEWEKYAEDESLYLERATGKEMNPQKIIESIVGKIGMKVSENQVNEILELRENRFKKALIDIDSKVLNTLLEIKKIGKKLCLISNADIIDVMYWNESSLSNLFDERIFSYEVGCLKPQSEIYEIALKKMNTTPYKCIFIGDGGSNELEGAKKLGMKTILTDYLLENDREDYNSIRKFADYYIKDFNEIIDIVRNSSKTKNN
- a CDS encoding aspartyl-phosphate phosphatase Spo0E family protein → MPRLYEDVLKRLDVIESMYDAIRIVEPANKAVVCVKGPEISKLEGNCYDYLKGERCNNCISYRAYSEDVVVAKIESNCNKPIAVLAIPIKINEDTYVVEMLKSIGKKDKIFECNNDNMTVKAELIELFNVFYQDEIKNINIEIEDDFIEISDDKLLLLENKIDELRENLNHLCGLEDKIGREDEILMVSQDLDELIVEYMKIK
- a CDS encoding GNAT family N-acetyltransferase, which codes for MEYININNKEYKLVIGNGNDDKYRNSFNTLTEKNFGFNFEKWYQDGYWKKQYIPYSLMDGDDVVSNVSVNIMDLEIFGKIKRYIQLGTVMTDVNYRKQGLLRAIMDRVILDWKDKGDLLYLFANNSVLNFYQRFGFSEVKQYQCAKLISNNGKLGVAQKLNMSDEGDRTLVYNKANIITPFSKIYMCGNAELIMFYCTMFMSNNIYYIKDHDAVVIANFVEDTMEILDIFCEKEVSIDLVLRYFTDENIKKVKLYFTPKDTSSYIEIPLVGEDTLFVLGEDKMLLKNNQFMFPELSHT
- a CDS encoding amino acid ABC transporter ATP-binding protein gives rise to the protein MVISAKNIKKRYGHNEVLKDISVDITEGEVLCIIGPSGSGKSTFLRCLNALEEIQAGNITILGQELVNNKNINKLREEIGMVFQSFNLFPHLTVLENMLLAPLELKKMSKAEATEKAIGLLDKVGLKDKKDVYPDTLSGGQKQRVAIARALTMNPKIMLFDEPTSALDPEMVGEVLKVMKDLAQEGMTMVVVTHEMNFAKEVSDRVIFMDQGYIMEEGDPEEIFTAPTSERCKEFLDKVINQ
- a CDS encoding metallophosphoesterase, coding for MGESCSKSKSFISRLLKNEPIIEFDDSSKIIIISDVHRGDGSYADSLRQNRNIYKAALGFYYENGYTLIELGDGDELWKNKDCLDIAYTYKDIFAILNKFHYKERLYLVFGNHDIVKSNSEFIKKQQKLFEEVGAEFGREMIYLYSNIPFNEGIIFKYMPSNNYMVAFHGHQVDMINCELWKWSRFLVRYVWRFLEGVAGFKAPTSPANNYDKGTKIDESLETLAKKEKKVLICGHTHNDIFPEPDQGLYFNDGCCVFPSAITCIEITNGEISLVKWQIEVGKKDTLYISKSITGGPEKLQKYFDYAKQL
- a CDS encoding transporter substrate-binding domain-containing protein: MNKRALVGILLASVMSIGIFAGCGASKGDTKADGGNKKYIIACDSKFAPFSFEENAKYKGIDVELLDAIAKEEKFEYDLKPMDFDGIIPGVTAGQIDGAIAAMTITDDRKKVLDFSDGYFVSGLSVVVNKDNTSIKSAEDLNGKSASVKKGTAGAKYAEEHEKASGLKLNYYDDSPSMFQAVENKNSDFLLEDYPVIAYKIKVDSNAKLKIVGDKLDTVDYGFAVKKGQNADLLKKFNEGLKKLKENGKYDQIVGQYIGK
- a CDS encoding asparaginase codes for the protein MLINQKNSELKNIVILATGGTIAGTGEEGKTTNYQAGNLDIQTLISSVSNLDKIANIYGEQIANVDSNDITVNHWLTLANKINELSKQEDIDGFVITHGTDTLEETAYFLDLTVKTSKPVVLTGAMRPSTATSADGPLNLYQSVALAASDLSIEQGCMVVFSDGIYSGRNVQKVNTFKTNAFSSIEFGCLGYMRDNIPYFFNKSIKPHTIDSQFDISKLNQLPKVSIAYFNIDADPSILKYFSQSSEGIVIAGAGSGTFSTKWLQAIESLELKGIPVVRSSRIGSGIILEDDAMDKYNNCIPSYTLSPPKARILLSLALTKTKDYGEIKNIFAEY
- a CDS encoding amino acid ABC transporter permease; amino-acid sequence: MNIFQLFIDSLPSLLSGLSVTIELAVISLILAVILGIILGIFSISTSKILKGIATIYIYVIRGTPLMLQALFLYFGIGQALDIQFDPIVAGIITLTANASAYMAEIFRGGIQAVDKGQMEAARCLGLSYSKAMRKVILPQAIKIMIPSILNQFIVTLKDTSILTVISVRELTESGKIIIARNYMAFEMYAILACMYFIIITALSLISNHIERRSSYGNKR